In Paenibacillus sp. G2S3, a single window of DNA contains:
- the pflA gene encoding pyruvate formate-lyase-activating protein → MIKGRIHSLETFGTVDGPGIRFVLFMQGCLLKCQYCHNPDTWALDEGKEMTLEEVLSEIEPYLNYYRSSGGGLTVSGGEPTLQAQFVKQLFTEVKKRWNLHTTLDSNGYNEGDKINDLLDVTDLVMLDLKHIDEDAHIKLTGKSNDRTLKLARWLSDHNRKMWIRHVYVPGIHDREEDLINLGRYIGTLNGVEKFEILPYHQMGIYKWEMLGKAYELDGVPSPTDEEVQRAYRLVEEGRKQTALV, encoded by the coding sequence ATGATTAAAGGTCGTATACACTCCTTGGAAACCTTTGGAACCGTTGATGGACCTGGTATTCGATTTGTCTTATTTATGCAAGGTTGCTTGTTGAAATGCCAGTATTGCCATAACCCTGATACTTGGGCTTTAGATGAAGGTAAAGAAATGACTCTAGAAGAAGTGCTCTCAGAGATCGAGCCTTATTTAAACTACTATCGTTCATCCGGTGGTGGGTTAACTGTATCCGGCGGAGAACCAACTTTGCAGGCACAATTTGTAAAGCAGTTATTTACGGAAGTTAAGAAGCGTTGGAATTTGCACACCACATTAGATAGTAATGGTTATAATGAGGGTGACAAGATTAATGACTTATTAGATGTTACAGACTTAGTGATGCTTGATTTGAAACATATTGATGAAGATGCACACATTAAGTTAACTGGAAAATCTAATGATCGGACCTTGAAGCTTGCACGCTGGCTGTCGGATCATAACCGTAAGATGTGGATTAGGCATGTATATGTTCCAGGCATTCATGACCGTGAAGAGGACCTTATCAATTTAGGTCGTTATATTGGAACCTTAAATGGCGTTGAGAAATTTGAAATCTTACCTTATCATCAAATGGGTATCTATAAATGGGAAATGCTCGGCAAGGCTTATGAATTAGATGGAGTGCCATCCCCTACGGATGAAGAAGTTCAGCGGGCTTACCGCTTGGTCGAAGAAGGTCGTAAGCAGACAGCGCTGGTATAA
- the pflB gene encoding formate C-acetyltransferase — protein MSVIEKDVQEVKSGWRNFVKGKWSKKVDVNNFIASNIKPYEGNEQFLVGPTSNTTELWKIISQLSKEERERGGVWDVSLDTVSTITSHAPGYIDKDKEQIVGVQTDAPFRRSIQPFGGIKMMVDATKAYGFELPQNIVDMFTNIRKTHNQGVFDAYTPDMRAVRKSGVITGLPDAYGRGRIIGDYRRIALYGIDFLIKDKKQQLTELEVDSMTEEVIRLREELSEQIRALGELKEMAAAHGMDISKPATNFKEATQWVYFGYLAAVKEQNGAAMSLGRVSSFLDIYAERDIEEGTLTEEQVQEIVDHFVMKLRIVKFLRTPDYNDLFSGDPTWVTESIGGMAEDGTTRVTKNSFRFLNTLYNLGPAPEPNLTVLWSERLPEGFKKYCAKVSIETSAIQYENDDLMRPYWGDDYAIACCVSPMRIGKQMQFFGARANLAKALLYAINGGKDEKSGAQVGPEFPAITSEYLDYDEVMKRFKPMMEWLAKTYVNTLNIIHYMHDKYSYERIEMALHDRDILRTMACGIAGLSVAADSLSAIKYAKVKPIRNEQGIAIDFETEGEFPCYGNNDDAVDSIAVELVETFMTMIRKNKTYRDAVPTQSVLTITSNVVYGKKTGTTPDGRKKGEPFAPGANPMHGRDKKGALASLNSVAKLPYSDAQDGISNTFSIVPKALGKDEESCKSNLVHMMDGYFHNNAQHLNVNVFNREQLMDAMDHPENYPQLTIRVSGYAVNFIKLTREQQMDVINRTFHGSM, from the coding sequence TGTAAAAGGTAAATGGTCTAAGAAAGTTGACGTTAACAACTTTATCGCTAGTAACATTAAGCCTTATGAAGGTAATGAGCAGTTCCTCGTAGGACCTACTAGTAACACAACTGAACTGTGGAAGATTATTTCCCAACTGAGCAAGGAAGAAAGAGAAAGAGGCGGCGTATGGGATGTTTCCCTAGATACTGTCTCCACAATCACTTCACATGCTCCAGGCTACATTGACAAGGACAAGGAACAAATTGTAGGCGTGCAGACTGACGCTCCTTTCAGACGTTCTATCCAGCCATTCGGCGGAATCAAGATGATGGTCGATGCTACGAAGGCTTATGGCTTCGAGCTTCCACAAAACATCGTTGATATGTTCACGAACATTCGCAAAACGCATAACCAAGGCGTATTTGATGCATATACACCAGACATGAGAGCAGTGCGTAAATCCGGCGTTATCACAGGTCTTCCTGATGCTTACGGCCGCGGACGCATTATCGGCGACTACCGCCGCATTGCTCTGTACGGTATTGATTTCTTGATTAAAGACAAAAAACAACAACTAACTGAGCTTGAAGTGGATTCCATGACTGAAGAAGTAATTCGTTTGCGTGAAGAGCTGTCCGAGCAAATTCGTGCACTTGGCGAATTGAAGGAAATGGCGGCTGCTCACGGTATGGATATTTCCAAACCAGCGACGAACTTCAAGGAAGCTACGCAATGGGTATACTTTGGATATCTGGCAGCGGTTAAAGAGCAGAATGGTGCGGCGATGTCCCTGGGACGTGTATCCTCCTTCCTAGACATTTATGCAGAACGAGATATTGAAGAAGGTACTTTGACTGAAGAACAAGTACAAGAAATTGTCGACCATTTCGTAATGAAACTGCGTATCGTGAAATTCTTGCGTACACCTGACTATAACGATCTATTCTCCGGTGACCCTACTTGGGTAACTGAATCCATTGGTGGTATGGCTGAAGACGGAACCACTCGAGTTACCAAGAACAGTTTCCGTTTCCTGAACACCCTGTACAACTTGGGTCCAGCTCCGGAACCAAACTTAACTGTTCTGTGGTCCGAAAGATTGCCTGAAGGCTTCAAAAAATATTGTGCTAAGGTTTCCATTGAAACTAGTGCAATTCAGTATGAGAATGATGATTTAATGCGTCCATACTGGGGTGATGATTATGCGATTGCATGCTGTGTATCTCCAATGCGCATCGGTAAACAAATGCAGTTCTTCGGTGCTCGTGCTAACCTGGCAAAAGCTTTGCTGTATGCTATTAATGGCGGTAAAGACGAGAAATCCGGAGCACAAGTTGGACCGGAATTCCCAGCGATCACTTCTGAATATCTGGATTATGACGAAGTAATGAAACGCTTCAAACCGATGATGGAGTGGTTGGCTAAGACTTACGTTAACACTTTGAACATCATCCACTATATGCATGACAAATATTCTTACGAACGTATTGAAATGGCACTGCATGACCGTGATATTCTGCGTACTATGGCTTGCGGTATCGCTGGTCTGTCCGTTGCAGCTGACTCCCTGAGTGCTATTAAATACGCGAAAGTTAAACCAATTCGTAACGAACAAGGTATTGCAATTGACTTCGAAACCGAAGGCGAATTCCCATGCTACGGTAACAATGACGATGCTGTAGACAGCATCGCAGTAGAATTGGTTGAAACCTTCATGACAATGATCCGTAAAAACAAAACTTATCGTGATGCTGTACCGACTCAATCGGTATTGACCATTACTTCGAATGTAGTATACGGTAAGAAAACAGGTACTACACCTGACGGACGTAAGAAAGGCGAACCTTTTGCACCAGGTGCTAACCCAATGCACGGACGTGATAAGAAAGGTGCTCTGGCTTCGCTGAACTCTGTAGCCAAACTGCCTTACTCCGATGCACAAGATGGTATCTCCAACACGTTCTCCATCGTACCTAAGGCACTAGGTAAAGACGAAGAATCCTGTAAGTCTAACCTGGTACACATGATGGACGGATACTTCCATAACAACGCTCAGCATTTGAACGTTAACGTATTTAATCGTGAACAGCTGATGGACGCTATGGATCACCCAGAGAATTATCCACAATTGACTATCCGCGTATCCGGTTATGCAGTTAACTTCATCAAGTTGACTCGCGAACAACAAATGGATGTAATTAACCGTACGTTCCATGGTTCGATGTAA